The Bacteroidales bacterium nucleotide sequence CTCCCGGCTCCTTCTTCTTGGCCTGAGCAAAAAAATCTTTTAACGTGTTTTTAAGCTCCCCTTCAGCTTTGGGGTAAAACTTTCCTGCAAAAACCGGCTGTCGGTCGGCGGCTTCCTGCTCTCCTTCATTTACCTGGCCTGAAGACTGCCAGGTCAGCATAAGGAGCAACAAACAGGCTACATAAGATAATAAATGTTTCATGGTATAATGATTGTTCATGCCACTAATATATAAAATAAACCATCCTTTGACAAACGAACAGACGGTCAAAACCGATGATCTGTCAAAATAACAAACACAGTTGCCTTAAATTTTGCCAACGAAAAAATCAATTTAAACGTGTATTGATTGAAGGGAAGGGTGGAAGGAAGGACAACGAATCATTTATTTATCCCGGATAATTCCCGCGGCATTCCTGGGATCGCTGCGGTAATCCAAACCAGGTGCTGCTTCATAGTCTCCTTAAGGCGAAGAATAAAGGCACCTACATACTCAAGAGTCCATTCTCTGCGAAAAGATAAAAGCTCAATAATGTTATCCCTCAGGTTAATCCCACAGTAGAGACGCACGGCCCGTCTCTACTATTTCTGCACGGACATTAAATCAACCCGCCGGATAAAAACTTCTGCGCTTTCCGATTGAATCTGTATTTTTCCTTTCCGGGGCTTCAACTTTGTTGCCTTATTGACCACCTGGCCATTCAAAAGAATCGTCAACTGATCGCCATCGGCGATGCACTCCAAAGTGTTCCACTCTCCAACGGGATTCTCCACATCCTTTTTGCCTCTGAAGCCAAGTGTGTCTTTCCAGTTCGGGTCGCGTCTGATCCAGTTGATGCGGCCCGAGTTGATGGTCACCTTTTGTCCGCCCGGCTGATATACATATGAGTTCCCTTGTTTTTCAGGGGCTACCGGGGCGGTAACACTGAACCGGTCGCTTCCGTCACCGACAACGATAATATCGCCGGTTCCTCCTTCAATCATCTGGCATTCGATGGAATAAATCCATCTTCCGCCTGAGCTGCCGTCTTCACCCTGGGAATGCAGCAGCAAACCGCAGTCGCGGGCTTTGTTTTT carries:
- a CDS encoding DUF1080 domain-containing protein, which produces MQRTIPFTLYALFLLLLTITGSFAQDSRSVLSDSPESNDVIHLFNGTDLNGWYTFLEDRGRNNDPKDVFTVQDGMIRISGEEWGCITTNKEYEDYHIVVEYKWGTLTYPPRKNKARDCGLLLHSQGEDGSSGGRWIYSIECQMIEGGTGDIIVVGDGSDRFSVTAPVAPEKQGNSYVYQPGGQKVTINSGRINWIRRDPNWKDTLGFRGKKDVENPVGEWNTLECIADGDQLTILLNGQVVNKATKLKPRKGKIQIQSESAEVFIRRVDLMSVQK